The Sulfurimonas sp. genome includes a region encoding these proteins:
- a CDS encoding cytochrome C oxidase subunit II: MTDSVDVLNMLKLVYTLYTLAVISLIGWFALGVVNPKGKPRILKPATFYTYVGALITVGVAIHIVTFNKIPWVEIDFKRSSLTPKQVVNITIEKHEFKLPSPKIELECNEYVLFDVVSKDITYGFGIFRQNNSMVTQMQVVPGSKNDLMWKFGKNGVYHLRSTEYSGPKGANMYIKDVFEVKGCAEDDKYSQKGGSL, encoded by the coding sequence ATGACCGATTCGGTTGATGTGTTAAATATGCTAAAGCTTGTATATACTTTATACACTTTAGCGGTAATCTCGCTTATCGGATGGTTTGCACTTGGTGTAGTAAACCCAAAAGGCAAGCCCCGTATACTCAAGCCCGCTACATTTTATACTTATGTAGGTGCGCTTATAACAGTCGGTGTGGCAATTCACATTGTCACATTTAACAAGATTCCATGGGTGGAGATAGACTTTAAAAGAAGTTCTTTAACTCCTAAGCAGGTAGTAAATATAACTATTGAAAAACATGAGTTCAAGCTTCCTAGCCCAAAAATAGAGCTAGAGTGCAATGAGTATGTTTTATTTGATGTCGTATCAAAAGATATAACTTACGGGTTTGGTATTTTTAGACAAAACAACTCGATGGTTACGCAGATGCAAGTCGTACCGGGAAGCAAAAACGACCTTATGTGGAAGTTTGGCAAAAACGGAGTTTACCATCTAAGATCAACGGAATATTCGGGTCCAAAAGGTGCAAATATGTACATCAAAGATGTTTTTGAAGTAAAAGGATGTGCCGAAGATGATAAATATTCACAAAAAGGAGGAAGTTTATGA